In Acidimicrobiia bacterium, a single genomic region encodes these proteins:
- the rdgB gene encoding RdgB/HAM1 family non-canonical purine NTP pyrophosphatase encodes MRLWLATGNAHKVGEVQEILGDRYVVVASDTGAEESGVTFEANALLKARALVAIVSEVALADDSGIEIDHLQGGPGIHSARWTTEGDWIPRVLRELDGEPPEARGCRYVCAAAAVWPDGREVVVRGEVEGRIVQAPRGAGGFGYDPIVAPLEGDGRTFAEMTAPEKHAISHRSRAFGKLALLL; translated from the coding sequence ATGCGCCTCTGGTTGGCCACCGGTAACGCCCACAAAGTGGGCGAGGTGCAGGAGATCCTGGGCGACCGCTACGTGGTGGTGGCCTCCGACACCGGCGCCGAGGAGAGCGGGGTCACCTTCGAGGCCAACGCCTTGCTCAAGGCCCGTGCGTTGGTGGCCATCGTCAGCGAGGTGGCCCTGGCCGACGACTCGGGGATCGAGATCGATCATCTTCAGGGCGGGCCGGGCATTCACTCGGCGCGCTGGACTACCGAGGGGGACTGGATCCCCCGGGTCCTCCGCGAACTGGACGGGGAGCCCCCCGAGGCGCGGGGCTGTCGCTACGTGTGCGCGGCGGCAGCCGTTTGGCCGGATGGCCGCGAGGTGGTGGTGCGGGGCGAGGTAGAGGGGCGAATCGTTCAGGCCCCCCGGGGCGCGGGCGGTTTCGGCTACGACCCGATCGTGGCCCCGCTTGAGGGCGACGGTCGCACCTTCGCTGAGATGACAGCGCCGGAAAAGCACGCCATCAGTCACCGGTCCCGGGCCTTCGGGAAACTGGCCCTTCTTCTCTAG
- a CDS encoding N-acetyltransferase, protein MPAAPESLPPLPVAPPPRIVLRGGRSLERADAKRAESAAAAINASRQHLLPWMPWAAEPATVAGMATFFSAADLLWEQRQDFTYSMLDPAGSVIGGCGLHNRLGPGALEIGYWVRREAAGSGLATEAAAALTAAGLGLESVARLEIRCEEHNHRSARVPEKLGYTFGGLIVPTTGPTAGSSMQIWVTTEPQWAARTP, encoded by the coding sequence ATGCCCGCTGCCCCCGAGTCACTCCCGCCGCTCCCGGTCGCGCCGCCCCCTCGCATTGTTCTGCGCGGCGGCCGGTCGCTCGAACGAGCCGACGCCAAGCGAGCCGAATCGGCGGCCGCCGCCATCAACGCCAGCCGCCAGCACCTCTTGCCCTGGATGCCCTGGGCCGCCGAGCCGGCGACGGTGGCGGGCATGGCCACCTTCTTCAGCGCGGCGGATCTGCTGTGGGAGCAACGCCAGGACTTCACCTATTCCATGCTGGACCCCGCCGGGTCGGTCATTGGGGGGTGCGGGCTCCACAACCGCCTGGGCCCGGGGGCGTTGGAGATTGGCTATTGGGTGCGCCGGGAGGCCGCCGGGAGCGGTCTTGCCACCGAGGCCGCCGCCGCCCTCACCGCGGCGGGCTTGGGCCTCGAGAGCGTGGCGCGCCTCGAGATCCGCTGCGAGGAACACAATCATCGCAGCGCCCGGGTACCGGAAAAACTTGGCTACACCTTTGGTGGTCTGATCGTTCCCACCACCGGTCCCACCGCGGGGAGTTCCATGCAGATCTGGGTGACCACGGAACCCCAGTGGGCGGCCCGCACCCCCTAG
- the smpB gene encoding SsrA-binding protein SmpB has translation MKPTGTKPIASNRQARRNYEILDTLEAGIVLRGSEVKSLRESKVQITDAFARIDGHQVWLHQLHIAPWLYSQSHTGHDPDQKRKLLLHHHEIMRLKARVDPEHLSLIPLSIYFTNGRAKVELALAKSRRTHDKRIVITERDAARALARANRGDRGE, from the coding sequence ATGAAGCCGACCGGCACCAAGCCGATCGCGAGCAACCGGCAAGCTCGCCGCAACTACGAGATCCTCGACACCCTCGAGGCGGGAATCGTGCTGCGTGGGAGCGAGGTCAAGTCGCTCCGGGAATCCAAGGTGCAGATCACCGATGCCTTCGCCCGCATCGACGGCCACCAGGTGTGGCTGCACCAACTGCACATCGCGCCGTGGCTCTACTCCCAATCCCACACCGGCCATGACCCCGACCAAAAACGCAAACTCCTCCTCCACCACCACGAGATCATGCGCCTGAAGGCCCGCGTCGACCCTGAACACCTCTCGCTCATCCCGCTGTCGATCTACTTCACGAACGGCCGGGCCAAAGTAGAACTCGCCCTGGCCAAGAGCCGACGCACGCACGACAAGCGCATCGTGATCACCGAGCGGGATGCCGCCCGAGCCCTCGCCCGGGCCAACCGGGGCGACCGGGGCGAATAA
- a CDS encoding glutamate racemase gives MDDRPIGMFDSGFGGLTVARALIDLLPAEHLVYLGDTGRYPYGPRPQAEVRGFARQIIEYLVQQHGVKLVIVACNTAAATGLAELQEDVDVPLIGVIEPGVRSLALATQSGRVGVIGTAGTVASGAYQDAVATLAGDLELTSAACPGLVEFVERGDTQSDEVARLAERLLAPLREARVDALLLGCTHYPFLARVLSDVMGRDVVLVSSADETAFEVRRRLEGTALARLPSSGPGHHRWFSSGDVAWFQELGRTLLGPELAEVHPVTWD, from the coding sequence GTGGACGACCGCCCAATCGGGATGTTCGACAGCGGATTCGGCGGGCTCACCGTCGCTCGGGCGCTCATCGACCTCCTGCCCGCCGAACACCTCGTGTATCTGGGCGACACCGGCCGCTACCCCTACGGTCCTCGCCCCCAGGCCGAGGTGCGGGGCTTCGCCCGCCAGATCATCGAGTACCTCGTGCAGCAGCACGGCGTGAAACTGGTGATCGTGGCCTGCAATACCGCCGCCGCCACCGGTCTGGCCGAACTGCAAGAGGATGTCGACGTGCCGCTGATCGGCGTGATTGAGCCCGGGGTGCGGTCGCTGGCCTTGGCCACCCAGAGCGGCCGGGTAGGGGTGATTGGGACGGCGGGCACGGTGGCCTCCGGTGCCTATCAAGACGCCGTGGCCACCCTGGCGGGCGACCTCGAACTCACGAGTGCCGCCTGTCCGGGGTTGGTGGAGTTCGTGGAGCGCGGTGACACCCAAAGCGACGAGGTGGCGCGGTTGGCGGAGCGGTTGCTGGCCCCATTGCGGGAGGCCAGGGTGGATGCGCTCCTGCTCGGCTGCACCCACTATCCATTCCTGGCCCGTGTTCTGAGCGATGTGATGGGCCGTGATGTTGTGCTCGTGTCCTCGGCCGACGAAACCGCCTTCGAGGTTCGTCGCCGATTGGAGGGAACCGCCTTGGCTCGTCTGCCCTCGTCAGGTCCGGGCCATCACCGCTGGTTTTCGAGTGGCGATGTGGCCTGGTTTCAGGAGTTGGGCCGAACGCTGTTGGGCCCGGAACTCGCCGAGGTGCACCCCGTCACCTGGGACTAA
- a CDS encoding cysteine synthase family protein, producing MAVYASAIDLIGNTPIVDISPLSPNPRVRILAKLEGQNPGGSVKDRAGRQMIIDAEREGILVPGSGQVILESTSGNTGIALAMIAKVRGYRLKVVLPDNVSVERRQLLESWGAEIIDSPGGEGSNGAMRRAQEMAAEHTDWWFPFQYGNPSNPKAHYEGTGPEIWRDVPEITHFIAGLGTAGTLMGVGRFLKEQNPDVQLWAIEPPTGEMVDGLKNFDDGFVPPVFTDNDGYDLLNRRLIVRPRESIEWTRRLTEVGIFAGISSGAILAGAVKAAGLIDEGTIVMIVCDGGWKYLSAGVWIDDIATVEARAKATIYF from the coding sequence GTGGCCGTCTACGCATCAGCCATTGATCTCATCGGCAACACCCCGATCGTCGACATCTCCCCGCTGAGCCCCAATCCGCGGGTGAGGATCCTCGCCAAACTGGAGGGGCAGAACCCCGGCGGTTCCGTGAAAGACCGGGCCGGGCGGCAGATGATTATCGATGCCGAGCGCGAGGGCATCCTGGTACCCGGCTCCGGCCAGGTCATCTTGGAGTCCACCTCGGGCAACACCGGTATCGCCCTCGCCATGATCGCCAAGGTGAGGGGCTACCGGCTGAAGGTGGTCCTCCCGGACAACGTGTCGGTGGAGCGGCGTCAACTGTTGGAGTCCTGGGGGGCGGAGATCATCGACAGCCCGGGTGGCGAGGGATCCAACGGCGCCATGCGGCGGGCCCAGGAGATGGCCGCCGAACACACCGACTGGTGGTTCCCCTTCCAGTACGGGAATCCTTCCAACCCCAAGGCCCACTACGAGGGCACCGGTCCGGAGATCTGGCGTGACGTTCCCGAGATCACCCATTTCATCGCCGGCCTCGGCACCGCCGGCACGCTGATGGGGGTGGGTCGCTTTCTCAAGGAGCAGAACCCCGACGTCCAACTCTGGGCCATCGAACCGCCGACGGGGGAGATGGTGGATGGGCTGAAGAACTTCGACGACGGTTTCGTGCCCCCCGTGTTCACCGACAACGACGGCTACGACCTGCTGAACCGCCGGCTCATCGTGCGGCCGCGTGAGTCCATCGAATGGACCCGCCGCCTCACCGAAGTGGGCATCTTCGCCGGCATCTCCTCGGGCGCCATCCTCGCCGGAGCGGTGAAGGCCGCCGGTCTCATCGACGAAGGAACGATTGTCATGATCGTGTGTGACGGCGGCTGGAAGTACCTCTCGGCCGGGGTGTGGATCGACGACATCGCTACCGTCGAGGCCCGGGCCAAGGCCACCATCTACTTCTAG
- a CDS encoding IS6 family transposase, with the protein MKRRQPVRPIQQRPSAFAGFQFPPEVILLAVRWYLRYGLSYRDLEELLAERGIEVDHVTLYRWVQRFTPLLVEAARPCRHAVGDRWFVDETYLKVAGTWRYVYRAIDQYGQVIDVYVSKKRDTKAASRFFSTAITAHGAPEEVTTDRSRALARAIVEQLPATHHDTTQYANNRVESDHARLKAWLRPMRGLKRDRTASVVMSGHAFMQNLRRGHYELGIEARPGLTVAAAFDELAGAV; encoded by the coding sequence ATGAAGCGTCGCCAGCCTGTTCGCCCCATCCAGCAGAGGCCTTCAGCTTTCGCTGGCTTCCAGTTCCCACCGGAGGTGATCCTCCTCGCCGTCCGCTGGTACCTCCGGTACGGGTTGTCGTACCGAGACCTTGAAGAGCTGCTGGCGGAACGTGGGATCGAGGTCGATCACGTCACGCTCTATCGGTGGGTGCAACGATTCACGCCGCTGCTAGTGGAGGCGGCTCGGCCGTGTCGCCACGCCGTTGGCGACCGATGGTTCGTGGATGAGACCTACCTGAAGGTCGCTGGCACCTGGCGATACGTGTACCGCGCGATCGACCAATACGGGCAGGTCATCGACGTGTACGTGTCCAAGAAGCGTGACACAAAGGCCGCGTCTCGGTTCTTCTCGACGGCTATCACGGCGCATGGTGCGCCGGAGGAGGTGACCACTGATCGGTCTCGGGCGTTGGCCCGAGCCATCGTCGAGCAACTGCCAGCCACGCACCATGACACCACCCAGTACGCCAACAACCGGGTCGAATCAGATCACGCTCGCCTCAAGGCCTGGCTCCGACCAATGCGTGGCCTCAAACGCGACCGCACGGCTTCGGTGGTGATGTCGGGGCATGCGTTCATGCAGAACCTCCGGCGAGGCCACTACGAACTCGGCATCGAAGCGCGTCCGGGCCTCACCGTTGCCGCCGCGTTCGACGAGCTCGCAGGAGCGGTCTGA
- a CDS encoding ATP-dependent Clp protease proteolytic subunit encodes MPSAQSAMGNPTSEIYNRLLKDRIIILGTDVNDDIANIICAQMLYLEGEDDKDIWLYVNSPGGSVTAGMAIYDTMQFIKPDVATICMGLAASMGQFLLCAGAEGKRFALPHARIMMHQPSGGVRGQASDIAIQAEQLIYIKGLMAERIAFHTGQPVEQIEADSERDRWFTAPQAKEYGIIDHVSTKRGESF; translated from the coding sequence ATGCCCAGCGCTCAAAGTGCGATGGGCAACCCCACCTCTGAGATTTACAACCGTCTCCTGAAAGACCGGATCATCATCCTGGGGACCGATGTGAACGACGACATCGCCAATATCATCTGCGCCCAGATGCTCTACCTCGAAGGCGAGGACGACAAAGACATCTGGCTCTACGTGAACAGCCCCGGCGGCTCGGTCACCGCCGGCATGGCGATCTACGACACCATGCAGTTCATCAAGCCCGACGTAGCCACGATCTGCATGGGCTTGGCTGCGTCGATGGGCCAGTTCCTGCTGTGCGCCGGCGCCGAAGGCAAACGCTTCGCGTTGCCCCACGCCCGCATCATGATGCACCAACCGTCCGGCGGGGTGCGGGGTCAGGCCAGTGACATTGCCATCCAGGCGGAGCAACTGATCTACATCAAGGGTCTTATGGCCGAACGGATCGCCTTCCATACTGGTCAGCCGGTGGAGCAGATCGAGGCCGACTCCGAGCGAGATCGTTGGTTCACCGCCCCGCAGGCCAAGGAGTACGGGATCATCGATCACGTCTCCACGAAACGCGGGGAGTCCTTCTAG
- the rpe gene encoding ribulose-phosphate 3-epimerase translates to MSDHPGTDRPIEIAPSVLPADFAKLGEEVAALEAAGVDRIQWDVMDGRFVPNLTFGPEVIAACRPHASVLFEAHLMVEQPDNLASRYVDAGCGLIIVHAEACVHLHRTLSHIAGLGVGAAVALNPATPAVVLTDVLDLVDLVLVMTVNPGFGGQSYIPTMEPKIAEVRRMVLEGGHDVDIEVDGGIGPNTIEAAAAAGANVLVAGSALYRDPEGLTHAVSQLRQIAESTRR, encoded by the coding sequence ATGAGTGACCACCCTGGCACCGACCGGCCCATCGAGATCGCCCCGAGCGTGCTCCCCGCCGACTTCGCCAAACTCGGTGAGGAGGTAGCCGCCCTGGAAGCGGCGGGCGTGGACCGCATCCAGTGGGACGTGATGGATGGGCGTTTCGTGCCAAACCTCACCTTCGGGCCCGAGGTGATTGCCGCCTGCCGTCCCCACGCCTCGGTTCTCTTCGAGGCCCACCTGATGGTGGAGCAACCCGACAACTTGGCCAGCCGCTACGTCGACGCCGGATGCGGCTTGATCATCGTGCACGCCGAAGCCTGTGTGCACCTGCATCGAACCCTGAGCCACATCGCCGGACTGGGCGTCGGGGCGGCGGTGGCGCTCAATCCGGCCACGCCGGCGGTGGTGCTGACCGACGTGCTGGACCTCGTGGACCTCGTGCTGGTGATGACTGTGAATCCCGGCTTCGGGGGACAGTCGTATATCCCCACCATGGAGCCGAAGATCGCCGAGGTGCGGCGAATGGTGCTGGAGGGCGGCCACGACGTGGACATTGAGGTGGACGGGGGCATCGGTCCGAACACCATCGAGGCGGCCGCGGCAGCGGGCGCCAATGTTCTCGTGGCCGGCTCGGCCCTCTACCGCGACCCCGAGGGTCTGACCCACGCCGTGAGCCAACTGCGCCAGATCGCTGAATCCACCCGTCGATGA
- a CDS encoding metal-activated pyridoxal enzyme, which translates to MKVHDLPTPALLVDINAFDHNVATMAARWPGQTLRPHVKAFKSTALAARLAAQGHTAFCCATVREMVGMATAGLGDDLLLANESLDLHRLTPAIRTGAARITVAVDSEATIAAAVAAGVAEVLIDVEVGLPRGGCDPSDAARLADLARADGLTVRGVMGYEGHLMREPGDSKAQLVERSMALLLDAHAVVGGDVVSGGGTGTWDTNTWVTELQAGSYCLMDTEYAPHAPAFAQALFVNTTVISISAKGWAVLDAGLKAFGMDHGDPTAVEVGPIWFVSDEHITVGIPEGSPARVGDRVRVIPAHVDPTVSQHERLHLIDGDEVIEEWDVDLRGW; encoded by the coding sequence GTGAAGGTCCACGACCTCCCCACCCCCGCGTTGCTCGTGGACATCAATGCCTTTGACCACAATGTGGCCACCATGGCCGCCCGGTGGCCGGGCCAGACGCTGCGCCCCCACGTGAAGGCCTTCAAGTCCACGGCGCTGGCGGCCCGCCTCGCAGCCCAGGGTCACACGGCGTTTTGTTGCGCCACCGTGCGAGAAATGGTGGGGATGGCCACCGCCGGTTTGGGCGATGACCTGCTCCTGGCCAACGAAAGCCTCGACCTGCACCGCCTCACCCCTGCTATCCGTACCGGAGCGGCGCGCATCACCGTGGCGGTGGACTCTGAGGCCACCATTGCCGCCGCCGTCGCCGCCGGGGTCGCGGAGGTGCTCATCGACGTGGAAGTGGGTCTCCCTCGCGGCGGTTGCGACCCGAGCGATGCCGCTCGCCTCGCCGACCTCGCCCGCGCCGATGGTCTGACCGTGCGCGGGGTGATGGGCTACGAGGGACACCTCATGCGTGAACCCGGCGACAGCAAAGCCCAACTGGTGGAGCGATCCATGGCGTTGCTCCTCGATGCCCACGCGGTCGTGGGCGGCGATGTGGTGTCGGGCGGCGGCACGGGCACCTGGGACACGAATACCTGGGTGACCGAACTGCAGGCGGGCTCCTACTGCCTCATGGACACCGAATACGCGCCCCACGCCCCGGCCTTTGCCCAGGCGCTGTTCGTGAACACCACCGTGATCTCGATCTCGGCTAAGGGATGGGCCGTACTCGATGCCGGGCTCAAGGCCTTCGGCATGGACCACGGCGATCCCACCGCCGTCGAGGTGGGGCCGATCTGGTTCGTGTCCGACGAGCACATCACCGTGGGGATCCCCGAGGGTTCCCCCGCACGGGTTGGCGACCGCGTGCGGGTGATTCCCGCCCACGTCGACCCCACCGTTTCGCAACACGAGCGCCTTCACCTCATCGACGGCGACGAGGTCATCGAGGAGTGGGACGTGGATCTGCGGGGCTGGTAG
- a CDS encoding ribonuclease PH produces the protein MSASRPDGRAVDELRPITFERDFTAMAAGSCLISFGNTRVLCTASVDDDVPRWMRGKGKGWVTAEYSMLPGASPERIRREVKDGKPSGRTQEIQRLIGRALRSVCDMAALGERQVIVDCDVLQADGGTRTASICGGYIALHDALERLVLAGSIKANPLRALCAAISVGVVNGVPVLDLPYIEDSTADTDMNVVMTSLGGFVEVQGTAEGAPFSRAELDSLLGLATAGIEEIFALQRELLSVPPAPR, from the coding sequence ATGTCTGCTTCCCGCCCCGACGGTCGTGCCGTCGATGAACTTCGCCCCATCACCTTCGAACGGGACTTCACCGCCATGGCGGCGGGGTCCTGTCTCATCAGTTTCGGCAACACCCGGGTGCTGTGCACAGCCTCGGTGGACGACGACGTGCCGCGCTGGATGCGGGGCAAGGGCAAGGGTTGGGTAACCGCAGAGTATTCGATGCTCCCGGGGGCCTCGCCGGAGCGAATCCGCCGAGAGGTGAAAGACGGCAAGCCCTCCGGACGCACCCAGGAGATCCAGCGTCTGATCGGCCGGGCCCTTCGTTCGGTGTGCGACATGGCGGCGCTGGGGGAGCGGCAGGTCATCGTGGATTGTGATGTGCTCCAAGCCGACGGTGGCACCCGTACGGCATCGATTTGTGGTGGCTACATCGCCCTGCACGACGCGCTCGAGCGTCTCGTGCTGGCGGGCAGCATCAAGGCCAACCCGCTGCGAGCATTGTGCGCCGCCATTTCGGTGGGCGTCGTGAACGGGGTGCCCGTGTTGGACCTCCCCTACATCGAGGACTCGACGGCCGACACGGACATGAACGTGGTGATGACGTCTCTCGGTGGGTTCGTGGAGGTGCAGGGAACCGCCGAGGGCGCCCCCTTCTCCCGGGCCGAACTCGACTCGCTGCTGGGCCTAGCCACCGCTGGCATCGAGGAGATCTTCGCCTTGCAGCGGGAGTTGCTCAGCGTGCCCCCCGCCCCTCGCTGA
- a CDS encoding class I SAM-dependent RNA methyltransferase: MHNVTLEITGMVAGGDGLARDETGRVTFVTGGLPGERVAVDIHQTKKDFARGTVTQVIEPSADRVAEPCRFVAAGCGGCDWQHIEATAQRRLKAAMVADALRRQAHQEIEIGLGPDLPATGYRTSVRGVAVDGRFGFRPRSSHAVVPVDPCLVVHPLLAELIAHGRFPDGEVVLRAGAGTGERLVVVSHDDDHTSVPDGVRVVTDGELKAGRRAWYFEELAGRRWRISARSFFQSRPDGAEALVAAVSAAMAGVADGGHLVDLYGGVGLLAGALPTSGPVTLVEIGASSVADARVNLADKGVRIVKTDVDHWGAARAEVVVADPPRAGLGASGVAKVAATRAGRLALISCDPASFGRDVRLLAEAGYELRHAELIDLFPHTSHVEVVSRFDHA, from the coding sequence GTGCACAATGTCACTCTGGAGATCACGGGGATGGTGGCCGGGGGTGATGGGCTGGCCCGCGACGAGACCGGCCGGGTCACCTTCGTCACCGGCGGGCTGCCCGGTGAGCGGGTTGCGGTGGATATCCATCAAACCAAAAAAGACTTCGCCCGTGGCACGGTGACCCAGGTGATCGAGCCCTCAGCCGACCGCGTGGCCGAGCCCTGTCGCTTTGTGGCGGCGGGCTGTGGGGGCTGCGACTGGCAACACATCGAGGCCACCGCTCAGCGTCGCCTCAAAGCGGCCATGGTCGCCGATGCCCTCCGGCGGCAGGCGCACCAGGAGATCGAGATCGGCCTCGGGCCCGATCTTCCCGCCACGGGCTATCGCACCTCGGTCCGGGGGGTGGCCGTGGACGGACGTTTCGGATTTCGGCCTCGGTCGTCTCACGCGGTGGTCCCGGTGGACCCCTGCCTCGTGGTGCACCCGCTGCTGGCGGAACTGATCGCCCACGGGCGCTTCCCCGATGGCGAGGTCGTGCTGCGGGCCGGAGCGGGCACCGGCGAGCGACTGGTGGTGGTGAGTCACGACGACGACCACACTTCCGTGCCCGACGGCGTGCGGGTGGTGACCGATGGGGAACTGAAGGCGGGGCGGCGGGCTTGGTATTTCGAGGAGTTGGCCGGACGGCGTTGGCGGATCTCGGCCCGCTCGTTTTTTCAGTCCCGGCCTGACGGGGCTGAGGCGCTAGTCGCAGCGGTGAGCGCGGCCATGGCGGGCGTGGCCGATGGGGGTCACCTGGTTGACCTCTACGGCGGGGTGGGGCTCTTGGCGGGCGCGCTGCCCACCTCGGGGCCAGTCACCCTGGTGGAGATCGGAGCGTCGTCGGTGGCCGACGCCCGGGTGAATCTCGCTGATAAGGGAGTGAGGATCGTGAAAACCGACGTAGATCACTGGGGCGCCGCCCGGGCCGAGGTTGTGGTGGCCGATCCGCCCCGGGCCGGGCTGGGGGCTAGCGGTGTGGCCAAGGTGGCGGCCACCCGGGCCGGTCGATTGGCCCTGATTAGTTGCGATCCGGCGTCGTTCGGCCGGGATGTTCGCCTGCTGGCCGAGGCTGGGTACGAACTCCGCCATGCCGAGTTGATCGACCTTTTTCCCCACACGTCCCACGTCGAGGTTGTCTCGCGGTTTGATCATGCCTGA
- a CDS encoding arsenate reductase family protein, producing the protein MTRCWSPGGRDGNGLRLYAAGVGDFTIWHNPRCSKSRAARAILDEADVTFDERRYLDMPPTPAELEAVLDALGAEPWEITRLGEEAAKTLGLRTLPHDRAVWIAVLVAHPILIERPIVVSRDGRAVLARPPEVVRDLL; encoded by the coding sequence ATGACCCGATGCTGGTCGCCGGGCGGCCGCGATGGAAATGGATTGAGGCTCTACGCTGCCGGGGTGGGTGACTTTACGATCTGGCATAACCCCCGGTGCTCCAAGAGCCGGGCGGCGCGGGCGATTCTTGATGAGGCCGACGTGACCTTCGATGAACGCCGCTACCTCGATATGCCTCCCACCCCGGCCGAACTGGAGGCAGTGCTCGACGCCCTGGGCGCGGAGCCGTGGGAGATCACCCGCCTGGGCGAGGAGGCTGCAAAAACCCTCGGCCTACGAACCCTCCCGCACGACCGCGCCGTCTGGATCGCGGTGTTGGTGGCCCATCCGATTCTCATCGAACGCCCGATCGTGGTGAGTCGTGACGGGCGCGCTGTGCTCGCCCGCCCCCCGGAGGTAGTGCGCGACCTGCTCTGA
- a CDS encoding sigma-70 family RNA polymerase sigma factor translates to MPEPDSSGGGIGAESSGVNFLEDLSVSGDAVLVVGISRYSQDALAEAYRRHAGAVFALARRLLVDVNLAEEVVQEVFLRLWNQPDKFDPDRGSLRSFLLAQSHGRSVDLLRAESSRRLREERDARRTAESGYDLEHEVVDLLVADQVQTALAGLPEMERQAISLAYFSGHTYREVAELLNQPEGTVKSRIRSGLKRLRGDLLTAGLEGADR, encoded by the coding sequence ATGCCTGAGCCTGATTCATCCGGCGGTGGCATCGGCGCCGAATCTTCGGGTGTGAACTTTCTCGAGGATCTGAGCGTCAGCGGCGATGCCGTCCTCGTGGTGGGTATCTCGCGCTACAGCCAAGACGCGTTAGCTGAGGCGTATCGGCGTCATGCCGGGGCGGTCTTTGCGCTGGCCCGTCGCCTGCTGGTCGACGTCAACTTGGCGGAGGAGGTTGTGCAGGAGGTGTTCCTGAGGCTCTGGAACCAGCCCGACAAGTTCGATCCGGATCGAGGTTCACTGCGGTCGTTCCTGTTGGCGCAAAGCCATGGTCGGTCGGTTGATCTACTGCGGGCGGAGTCGTCTCGCCGATTACGTGAGGAGCGCGACGCCCGCCGCACCGCAGAGTCGGGTTACGACCTCGAGCACGAAGTGGTTGATCTGCTGGTGGCCGACCAAGTGCAGACAGCCCTCGCGGGGCTGCCGGAAATGGAGCGCCAAGCGATCTCCCTGGCCTACTTCAGTGGGCACACCTACCGGGAAGTAGCCGAACTGCTCAACCAGCCGGAGGGCACCGTGAAGAGCCGGATTCGCTCCGGCTTGAAGCGGCTGCGCGGCGACCTTCTTACTGCGGGGCTCGAAGGAGCGGACCGGTGA
- a CDS encoding M67 family peptidase: MLFLTRSVWAQMVGHAYDGLPDEACGLFAGPPGTNRVTAFHPCRNAAASSRVYSIDGGDFLRIDRASEAAGLQIQGVMHSHTHTDAYPSVTDVEQAPDPAWHYVIVSLRQDAPVLRSYQLVSGQISEEVVSLSDH, from the coding sequence GTGCTCTTTCTCACCCGGTCCGTGTGGGCCCAGATGGTGGGCCACGCCTACGACGGGCTACCCGACGAAGCCTGTGGCCTCTTCGCCGGTCCCCCCGGCACGAACCGCGTGACGGCATTTCACCCCTGCCGCAACGCCGCCGCCTCCAGCCGGGTCTACTCGATCGACGGCGGGGACTTCCTCCGTATCGATCGGGCCAGCGAGGCGGCCGGCCTCCAGATCCAGGGGGTGATGCACAGCCATACCCACACCGATGCCTACCCGTCGGTCACTGATGTGGAGCAAGCCCCGGACCCGGCATGGCACTACGTCATCGTGTCGCTCCGCCAAGACGCACCCGTGCTGCGCAGCTATCAACTCGTCTCCGGACAGATCAGTGAAGAGGTTGTTTCCCTAAGCGACCACTAG